The following coding sequences are from one Haloplasma contractile SSD-17B window:
- a CDS encoding class I SAM-dependent methyltransferase: MTKTLESTINYYRNYEEETRLFRDHAHKVEFLTTTHYIDKLIKTNDKIIEVGAGTGAYSFYYADKGMDVTAVELVDRNVEIMKQNQSQHNPIEVIQGDARNLSMIKESQFDTVLCLGPLYHLSHPSDQKACIKEMVRILKPGGILLVAYISNYMAFVNHVASDPTYLTQKKLVEFLESGKNEENCFNFLSPEQAENLLSNEKITIKNHIATDGLSYLLRDKVNCFTDEQFTVWFDYHLKTCEEPSLLGYSCHGLLIVEKVVEHKE, encoded by the coding sequence ATGACTAAAACTTTAGAATCAACTATTAACTATTATCGTAATTATGAAGAAGAAACTCGATTATTTAGAGATCATGCTCACAAGGTCGAATTTTTAACAACAACTCATTATATTGATAAATTGATAAAAACCAATGATAAAATAATAGAAGTTGGAGCAGGAACAGGTGCTTATTCATTTTACTATGCGGATAAAGGAATGGATGTAACAGCAGTGGAACTTGTTGATCGTAACGTAGAAATAATGAAACAAAATCAAAGTCAGCATAACCCTATTGAGGTTATTCAGGGAGATGCTAGAAACTTATCTATGATTAAAGAATCTCAATTTGATACCGTATTATGTTTAGGACCACTTTATCACCTAAGTCATCCATCTGACCAGAAAGCTTGTATTAAGGAAATGGTTCGAATCTTAAAACCAGGTGGAATTTTACTTGTTGCGTATATAAGCAATTACATGGCTTTTGTAAATCATGTAGCAAGCGATCCAACATATCTAACACAAAAGAAACTAGTAGAATTTTTAGAATCCGGTAAAAACGAGGAGAATTGTTTTAACTTCTTATCTCCTGAGCAGGCAGAGAATTTATTAAGTAATGAAAAAATTACGATTAAAAACCACATTGCTACTGATGGTCTTAGCTATTTATTAAGAGATAAAGTAAATTGTTTCACTGATGAGCAATTTACGGTATGGTTTGACTATCATTTGAAAACATGTGAAGAACCCTCGCTACTAGGCTATAGTTGCCATGGTCTATTAATTGTAGAAAAAGTGGTAGAACACAAGGAATAA